A portion of the Macrobrachium nipponense isolate FS-2020 chromosome 12, ASM1510439v2, whole genome shotgun sequence genome contains these proteins:
- the LOC135225026 gene encoding uncharacterized protein LOC135225026, giving the protein MAQNVCFLLVLATALVVILSPCTAQTANISVHFIGSPQFDFFMVPNMTFDIGQAKVVLPGLNSCGCRSACGALKDGCKAWSLTHAVDGTTQCQIAQEGPLTIVPNKSENAEYFFKKSSFPGSYEWPADNLLYLLLDGTFSSQEAKKRCSMIPGHRLFIAKTQATYDYLYSLWSIYPSSPYFIADLVKKNQTEFVWGDGTTDHVTPGKIFRNDVVEFNLFMLILNQLDDAQESHGPFRALCQANPLRTEW; this is encoded by the exons ATGGCGCAGAATGTGTGTTTCTTGTTGGTGCTAGCCACCGCTTTGGTGGTTATTCTGTCACCATGCACTGCGCAAACAGCAAATATATCAGTGCATTTCATAGGATCTCCTCAGTTCGATTTCTTCATGGTACCAAACATGACCTTTGACATCGGACAGGCTAAGGTTGTACTCCCAGGACTGAATAGTT GTGGCTGCCGCTCTGCTTGTGGTGCCCTTAAGGACGGATgcaaagcttggtctttaactcACGCAGTGGATGGAACCACTCAGTGTCAAATTGCTCAAGAAGGACCCTTGACCATTGTACCTAATAAAAGTGAAAACGCTGAGTACTTCTTCAAGAAGT CTAGCTTTCCTGGGAGTTATGAATGGCCGGCAGACAACCTTCTGTATCTTCTACTTGATGGCACTTTCTCTTCCCAAGAAGCAAAGAAACGTTGTTCAATGATTCCTGGCCACAGGCTCTTCATCGCTAAGACACAAGCAACCTATGATTACCTCTATAGTCTTTGGTCAATATACCCTTCGA GCCCTTATTTTATTGCGGACCTTGTCAAGAAGAATCAAACGGAATTCGTTTGGGGAGATGGAACAACTGACCATGTTACACCTGGAAAAATATTTCGGAACGACGTTGTTGAATTTAATCTATTCATGCTGATACTGAATCAGCTTGATGACGCACAAGAAAGTCATGGACCCTTTCGAGCGCTTTGCCAAGCAAACCCATTACGTACAGAATGGTAA
- the LOC135224844 gene encoding KRAB-A domain-containing protein 2-like gives MVKELSKKYANITHDAISIYKSLCIECQRKRKRPTTKVTVVRPILTKNFGSRSQVDLVDMQAMKQGNYKWIMVYQDHLTKFCVLRPFTSKRAAEVEYQLLDIYLLLGAPEILQSDNGSEFTACVITELKLLWPDLVMVHGKPRHPQSHGSVERANCDIKDMLVAWLSDNNTTDWTVGLKFVQFQKNSSYHSGIRRSPFAALFASDAKVGLTTSALPHDVIHRLQSEDDLLAVITEETTSDEPPAVEPVTAEPPAVEPVTAEPPAVEQVTAEPPAVEQVTALGVLCTTVIRG, from the coding sequence ATGGTAAAGGAATTATCTAAAAAGTATGCCAACATTACCCATGATGCAATATCTATTTACAAATCACTGTGCATCGAATGTCAGCGTAAACGTAAGCGACCAACAACCAAAGTGACTGTTGTTCGACCTATTCTGACAAAGAACTTTGGCTCCAGATCACAAGTTGACCTTGTAGACATGCAGGCGATGAAGCAAGGCAACTATAAGTGGATAATGGTCTACCAAGATCATCTTACAAAGTTTTGTGTATTGAGACCTTTCACATCAAAACGTGCTGCAGAAGTTGAGTATCAGCTGTTGGATATTTATCTTTTACTTGGTGCACCGGAAATTCTACAAAGTGACAACGGATCGGAATTTACTGCTTGTGTTATTACAGAACTTAAACTGCTTTGGCCTGATCTCGTAATGGTTCATGGAAAACCTAGACATCCTCAGAGCCACGGGTCAGTTGAACGAGCAAACTGTGATATTAAAGATATGTTGGTAGCCTGGTTGAGTGATAATAATACAACAGATTGGACAGTTGGTTTAAAATTTGTGCAGTTTCAAAAAAACTCTAGCTACCATTCTGGCATTAGAAGGTCACCATTTGCTGCATTGTTTGCATCCGATGCAAAAGTAGGACTGACAACTTCAGCTCTTCCACATGATGTAATTCACCGTCTCCAAAGTGAGGACGATTTGCTGGCAGTAATTACAGAAGAAACAACTTCAGATGAACCACCTGCTGTCGAGCCAGTTACTGCtgaaccacctgctgtcgaaccagttactgctgaaccacctgctgtcgaacaagttactgctgaaccacctgctgtcgaacaAGTCACTGCACTGGGAGTATTGTGCACGACTGTGATTAGAGGTTAG